Proteins found in one Candidatus Brocadiaceae bacterium genomic segment:
- a CDS encoding TetR/AcrR family transcriptional regulator, whose product MADKAEQIRKVAERLFASHRYHEVTLDDVCRKAGVGKGTVYRYFKDKEDLFWQVIASGQDELTASVEAVAEEQTDPGMGLREAIVRIAEFFRERHNLFRLVWSEQLRDSRRRSTLQKRWGVRDEKVIAVVAGFIAKGIKDGNYQTALEPAAAARLLLGMVRTALRHRNIMPEGVCPTESVIDLFEKGLLARPEARKKTARQAT is encoded by the coding sequence GTGGCCGACAAGGCAGAACAGATCCGCAAGGTGGCCGAGAGGCTGTTCGCCTCCCATCGCTACCATGAGGTGACGCTCGACGACGTCTGCAGGAAGGCGGGCGTCGGGAAAGGAACCGTCTACCGCTACTTCAAGGACAAGGAAGACCTGTTCTGGCAGGTCATCGCGTCGGGCCAGGATGAACTGACGGCCTCGGTCGAGGCCGTCGCGGAAGAGCAGACGGACCCGGGCATGGGGCTGCGGGAGGCGATCGTGCGCATCGCCGAGTTCTTCCGGGAACGGCACAACCTGTTCCGGCTGGTCTGGAGCGAGCAGTTGCGCGACTCCCGCCGCCGAAGCACCCTACAGAAACGCTGGGGCGTTCGGGACGAGAAGGTGATTGCCGTCGTCGCCGGGTTCATCGCCAAGGGAATCAAGGACGGAAACTACCAGACGGCCCTCGAACCGGCGGCGGCGGCCCGCCTCCTGCTGGGCATGGTGCGCACGGCGCTCAGGCACCGGAACATCATGCCGGAAGGAGTCTGCCCCACCGAAAGCGTGATCGACCTCTTCGAGAAGGGCCTGCTCGCACGGCCCGAGGCCCGCAAGAAGACGGCGAGGCAAGCCACCTGA